A genomic window from Terriglobia bacterium includes:
- a CDS encoding hemolysin family protein has protein sequence MVAIRLLALLALVGLNGFFAAAEFSLVAVRLSRVRQLMAKGDARARVVHDLLGDLHRVVSGVQVGITLSSLALGALGESTLARIFRQIWEGTPGTRTVIVAHGLALALSFALLSMLHVVLGELVPKTISLARAERVALLIARPFNGFLHTFRWAIDILDGMSSRVVRSLGVVSPLSHTVAHSAEELQIQIQQARERGLLAPGEERFILNALELGRIQVREIMVPRPDVHMVPVEASLDEVMRVFATTQRSRLPVYRGTEDHVLGFVHIKDMLWVVLDRDRRRAENLPPAEFDLRQVLRELLIVPETKPVSELLLELRAHRAALAMVVDEFGSILGLVTLEDILEQMVGEIHDEFDVVERPLTLADGALIFDGAANVRDLDAQYNITLPEDPAYATVGGFVLAQLGFIPRGGESFEYGGRLFTVMEMDGRRVARVKIHRLRAPEKEAPPAASAAPEKKPQPGG, from the coding sequence ATGGTCGCCATACGACTTCTGGCGCTTCTGGCGCTGGTCGGGCTGAACGGCTTCTTCGCCGCGGCGGAGTTTTCGCTCGTCGCCGTGCGTCTGTCGCGCGTGCGCCAGCTCATGGCCAAGGGCGACGCCCGTGCCAGGGTCGTCCACGACCTGCTTGGCGACCTGCACCGCGTTGTCTCCGGGGTGCAGGTGGGCATCACCCTCTCCAGCCTGGCGCTGGGCGCTCTCGGCGAATCCACCCTGGCGCGCATCTTTCGGCAGATCTGGGAAGGCACCCCGGGCACGCGCACGGTGATCGTGGCCCACGGTCTGGCCTTGGCCCTCTCCTTCGCCCTGCTCAGCATGCTGCACGTCGTGCTTGGCGAGTTGGTCCCCAAGACGATCAGCCTGGCGCGCGCCGAGCGCGTGGCCCTGCTGATTGCCCGGCCCTTCAACGGCTTCCTGCACACCTTCCGCTGGGCCATCGACATCCTCGACGGCATGTCCAGCCGCGTCGTGAGGTCCCTGGGCGTCGTTTCCCCCCTAAGCCACACCGTGGCCCATTCCGCAGAAGAATTGCAGATCCAGATCCAGCAGGCCCGCGAGCGCGGGCTGCTGGCCCCCGGCGAGGAGCGCTTTATCCTCAATGCCCTGGAACTTGGCCGGATTCAGGTGCGCGAAATCATGGTGCCGCGCCCGGATGTGCACATGGTCCCGGTCGAAGCCTCGCTGGACGAAGTCATGCGCGTCTTCGCCACCACCCAGCGTTCCCGCCTCCCCGTCTATCGCGGCACCGAAGACCATGTCCTCGGTTTCGTGCACATCAAGGACATGCTCTGGGTCGTCCTGGACCGCGATCGCCGCCGCGCCGAAAATCTTCCCCCGGCGGAGTTCGACCTCCGCCAGGTGCTTCGCGAGCTACTCATCGTCCCGGAAACCAAGCCGGTGAGCGAGCTGCTGCTGGAACTGCGCGCGCACCGCGCAGCCCTGGCCATGGTGGTCGACGAATTCGGCAGCATCCTCGGCCTCGTCACCCTCGAAGATATCCTCGAACAGATGGTCGGAGAGATTCACGACGAGTTCGACGTTGTCGAGCGCCCCCTGACCCTCGCTGACGGCGCCCTGATCTTCGACGGCGCGGCCAACGTCCGCGATCTCGACGCCCAGTACAACATCACCCTGCCGGAAGATCCCGCCTACGCCACGGTCGGCGGATTCGTCCTGGCCCAGCTCGGCTTCATCCCCCGCGGCGGCGAAAGCTTCGAATACGGCGGCCGCCTCTTCACCGTGATGGAAATGGATGGCCGTCGCGTCGCCCGCGTCAAGATTCACCGCCTGCGCGCTCCCGAAAAAGAAGCGCCGCCCGCCGCCTCTGCCGCGCCCGAAAAGAAGCCGCAGCCGGGAGGATAG